From one Mycolicibacterium sp. HK-90 genomic stretch:
- a CDS encoding glycoside hydrolase family 6 protein yields the protein MSSAAGAVARLIAPLLTVASLAAVGLATQPAPTVRLAADGNPLEGHSFYVNPSSKAARAAQGNPSPELQMIANTPTAYWMDHVSSPAVDAKYIAAAQAAGTMPILALYAIPHRDCGSYAAGGFGSADAYKGWIDGVAAAIGGGPAAVILEPDALAMADCLSGDQREERYNLMSYAVDTLTRNPGTAVYVDAGHSRWVAADEMANRLNRVGVAKARGFSLNTANFFTTEEEVGYGDAISGMTGGKPYVIDTSRNGAGPAEGEMYWCNPSGRALGAAPTTATGHGNVDAFLWVKRPGESDGACGEGEASAGTFVSQYAIDLTRNAGR from the coding sequence ATGTCCTCAGCTGCCGGCGCAGTCGCTCGGTTGATCGCTCCTCTCCTGACCGTTGCCTCGCTGGCCGCCGTGGGCCTTGCCACCCAGCCGGCGCCGACGGTGCGCCTGGCCGCTGACGGCAACCCGCTCGAGGGCCACTCGTTCTACGTCAACCCCTCGTCGAAAGCGGCTCGCGCCGCACAAGGCAACCCGAGTCCTGAGTTGCAGATGATCGCCAACACGCCCACTGCGTACTGGATGGACCATGTGTCCAGTCCCGCGGTGGACGCGAAGTACATCGCCGCCGCGCAGGCCGCAGGCACCATGCCGATCCTCGCGCTGTACGCGATCCCGCATCGCGACTGCGGCAGCTACGCCGCGGGTGGCTTCGGTTCGGCCGACGCCTACAAGGGCTGGATCGACGGCGTCGCCGCCGCGATCGGCGGCGGGCCGGCCGCAGTGATCCTCGAACCCGATGCCCTCGCCATGGCCGACTGCCTGTCGGGTGATCAGCGCGAGGAGCGCTACAACCTGATGAGCTACGCCGTCGACACGTTGACCCGCAATCCGGGCACCGCGGTGTACGTCGACGCGGGCCACTCCCGATGGGTGGCCGCCGACGAGATGGCCAACCGGCTCAACCGGGTCGGCGTGGCCAAGGCGCGTGGGTTCAGCCTCAACACCGCCAACTTCTTCACCACCGAAGAGGAAGTCGGTTACGGCGACGCCATCTCCGGGATGACCGGCGGCAAGCCCTACGTGATCGACACGTCACGCAACGGTGCCGGGCCCGCCGAGGGCGAGATGTACTGGTGCAACCCCAGCGGCCGGGCCCTCGGCGCCGCGCCGACGACGGCGACCGGACACGGCAACGTCGATGCCTTCCTGTGGGTCAAGCGGCCCGGTGAGTCCGACGGCGCGTGTGGCGAGGGCGAGGCATCCGCGGGCACCTTCGTCAGCCAGTATGCGATCGACCTGACCCGCAACGCCGGCCGGTAA